From the Brassica napus cultivar Da-Ae chromosome A8, Da-Ae, whole genome shotgun sequence genome, one window contains:
- the LOC106360931 gene encoding integrin-linked protein kinase 1-like has protein sequence MEVGVLKPSFSIGKLSSLAPEKILEPSVHSEEEVLEDGEEIDGGVRLMYLSNEGDIEGIKELLDSGIDANYRDIDDRTALHVASCQGLKDVVELLLEWEAEVDPKDRWGSTPLADAIFYKNIDVIKILETHGAKHPMAPMHVEAALEVPEYEINPDELDFTQSREISNGTYCMAMWRGIQVAVKKLDDEVLSDEEQVRRFHDELALLQRLRHPNIVQFLGAVTQSNPMMIVTEYLPRGDLRELLKRKVHLKPATAVRYALDIARGMSYLHEIKGDPIIHRDLEPSNILRDDTGHLKVADFAVSKLVTVKEDKPLTFLDTSCRYIAPEVFTSDEYDTKADVFSFALIVQEMIEGRIPFAEKEDSEASEAYACKERPSFKAPTKHYPHGLKSLIEECWLDKPAKRPTFRAIIKRLESILHHMGHKRQWRIKPLTCFQKFEHKKKHNWDVSSPDGSSSGSHL, from the exons ATGGAAGTGGGTGTCCTAAAGCCGTCTTTTTCGATCGGAAAGCTATCTTCTCTGGCGCCGGAGAAGATTCTGGAGCCATCTGTTCACTCGGAAGAAGAGGTTTTAGAGGACGGAGAAGAGATCGATGGTGGTGTGAGACTTATGTATTTGTCTAATGAAGGAGACATTGAAGGGATCAAGGAGCTTCTTGATTCCGGGATCGATGCTAACTACAGAGACATTGATGATCGTACTGCTCTCCACGTGGCGTCTTGCCAGGGGCTTAAAGATGTCGTGGAATTACTTCTTGAATGGGAAGCTGAAGTTGATCCTAAAGATCGATGGGGAAGCACG cctctTGCAGATGCGATATTCTACAAGAACATTGATGTAATCAAGATACTTGAGACTCATGGAGCTAAACATCCG ATGGCTCCAATGCACGTGGAAGCTGCTCTTGAAGTCCCTGAATATGAAATCAATCCCGACGAGCTTGATTTCACTCAAAGCAGAGAGATATCAAAC GGAACTTATTGTATGGCAATGTGGCGTGGCATTCAAGTTGCGGTGAAGAAGCTCGATGATGAAGTTTTGAGCGATGAGGAACAAGT AAGGAGATTCCATGATGAGCTTGCATTGCTCCAAAGGCTTAGGCATCCAAACATTGTTCAGTTTCTTGGTGCTGTTACTCAAAGTAATCCAATGATGATTGTTACTGAATATTTGCCTAGG GGGGATTTGCGCGAATTGCTGAAAAGGAAAGTACATTTAAAACCAGCTACCGCTGTTAGATACGCCCTTGATATTGCAAG GGGAATGAGCTATCTTCATGAGATCAAAGGAGACCCTATCATCCACCGAGATCTTGAACCTTC AAACATACTGCGGGATGATACAGGGCATCTGAAAGTTGCAGACTTTGCAGTAAGCAAGCTTGTTACTGTTAAAGAAGACAAGCCTTTGACATTTCTAGACACTTCTT GTCGATATATTGCTCCCGAGGTTTTCACCAGCGATGAATACGACACCAAAGCTGATGTTTTCTCCTTTGCATTGATTGTTCAAGAG ATGATCGAAGGAAGAATACCCTTTGCGGAAAAGGAAGACAGTGAAGCTTCAGAAGCTTATGCATGCAAAGAGCGTCCATCTTTCAAAGCTCCAACTAAGCATTACCCTCATGGACTTAAGTC GTTGATAGAAGAATGCTGGTTAGATAAACCGGCCAAGCGACCGACTTTCAGAGCGATCATTAAACGGCTTGAGTCCATTCTTCACCATATGGGCCACAAGCGACAATGGagg ATAAAGCCATTGACATGCTTTCAGAAGTTCGAGCACAAGAAAAAACATAATTGGGATGTTAGCAGCCCTGATGGCTCTTCATCGGGTTCACATTTGTGA